ATTTACTGAGCGACTGAATCAACATTTCGATCATCAACCGACCAATAACCTGATTTAGTGAAGGGCTTTTAGCGATGAGCCAAGCGATCCTAGAAAAAGTCGAACAATCCTCGATGAAGGAAAATCCGCCCAAGTTTGAAATCGGCGATACCGTCGATGTTCACTTGCGGATTCTTGAAGGCAACAAAGAGCGAATCCAAGTTTTCACCGGTGTCGTGATCGCGATTAGCGGTAGCGGATCGAAAGAGATGTTCACCGTTCGACGAATCGTTGCCGGTGAAGGTGTGGAGCGTAAGTTCCCAATCCACAGCCCACGTATCGAGAAAGTCGAAGTGAAACGCAGCAGCGTCGTTCGCCGTGCGAAGCTTTACTTCTTGCGTCAACGTGTTGGTAAGGCTGTCCGTTTGAAAGAACGTCGTCGATCCTAATCGCATCTAGGCGATTCGCTTCGCACATCGCGAAGCAGCTGTTAAAACGAATTCGTTTCGCGGCCATCGCTAGTCTCGCACGCCGCTGTGCTTGACCGCGAAACGATTGGGACTGAAGTGAACCCTATGTCCCGATGTCAGGCCTTGCTCGATACCGCTCAGAAATGGTTGCAGATCCGCAAGTGGATGCAACGTATCGATCAGTGGCGTTTCGGATCCGTCGATGTTGAAGGTCCGATCGGGTTGCGTGGCGAGCAAACGGCCGCGCGACTGCTGCGAAAGAAAGGCTTGCTCATCATCGCGGCAAATGAATCTGACCGCGCCGGCGAAATCGATCTGATCGCCGCTGACAAGAAATCACGATTGCTGATCTTTGTCGAAGTTAAAACGCTGAAGACCACGAAACCGGGGCATCCGGCCGATCGGGTCGACTCTAACAAGCAGCGTCGCATCACGCAGGCCGCACTACGATTCTTGAAAAGGCGTGGACTGCTCGGTACGCCCTGTCGGTTTGATGTTGTTGCCATCTGGTGGCCGAATCCCGCCAGCGACCCCGACCGCATCGAGCACTACGAAGCCGCCTTCGAAGCCGTTGGGGATCATCAGATGTGGGCCTAGCCGGATCGTCTTGTTGATAAGGTATCAACGACACTGGCTGAGCCGCACTTTGCCGGATCATGATCGATTAGAATGGCCGAGTCCCACCTCGCTTTCCTCCATTCGGTTGACATGATGCGTCTACGATGCCTTTTGCCCCTCTTCGGACTCCTGTTCTTTTCGCTGGTTCAAGTGTCGGCAAGTGATGCCGGAACCAAGCCCAACGTGATCTTTATCTTGTTGGACGACATGGGATGGGGCGACTTTGGTGTTCTGCATCAAAATGGTTTGACGGATCACAAAAGTCATCGGACTCCTCTGCTGGATCAGATGGCCAGCGAAGGCGCGCAGTTACGGGCGCACTATTGCCCGGCACCAGTCTGTGCGCCCAGCCGTTCATCGCTATTAAGCGGTGTCCATCAAGGTCACACGGAAGTCCGCGACAATCAGTTCGACAAGGCTTTGGCAAACAACCATACGCTCGCTTCGGTCATGCGAACGGCAGGCTATCAGACATGGCTGGTTGGCAAGTACGGATTGCAGGGTGGTGCCGAGCGCAAGGGTGACGACACGGCAACGCCCGAACAGTGGGATGCCTATCCAACAAAACGTGGTTTCGATCGATTCTATGGCTACGTTCGTCACCGCGATGGCCACGTGCATTACCCCGCCGAACAATGGCCGCTGGGTGATAGCGAAAGCCATCGTTCACCTAAGCAGGTCTGGTTCAACGATGACGAAGTCAGTCAGGATCTTGCCAAGTGCTACACCACCGATTTGTTCGCGGCACGGGGAAAGGACTGGATCATCGACCATGTTAAAAGCGATAGCGAGCAACCGTTTTTTCTTTACCTTGCGTTTGACACGCCACACGCCGCGCTTCAGTTGCCGTCGGTTGAGTTTCCAGAAGGCTACGGAGTGAATGGTGGATTGCAGTGGCTCGGCAAGCCGGGCCAGATGATCAATACCGCGACCGGAACCGTCGACGGATATCGGCATCCTGAGTACACCGGCCATGGCTGGTCCGATGCTGAGGAACGGTTTGCGACCATGGTGCGCCGGATCGATAACGCCGTCGGCGACCTTTTGCAGACACTGAAAGACCTATCCATTGATGACAACACCATGGTCGTGATCAGTTGTGACAATGGCCCGCACCACGAGTCATACCTACAAACGCTGGACGGTAAGCGGGTCAACTACACGCCTCAATCGTTTCAGTCTTATGGGCCATTCGATGGGACGAAGCGTGACGTTTGGGAAGGCGGGATTCGTGTCGGTACCCTGGCGTGGTGGCCCGGTAAAATTCCTGCGGGATCGAAGAACGATCATCCTTCGCAGTTTCAAGACTGGATGCCAACGTTTGCCCATGCGGCCGGTGTCGCCCCGCCGGCCCGGACCGATGGCGTTTCGCTGCTGCCGACTTTGACTGGTCAAGGAGAGCAGCGACAAGGGCAGGTCTATATCGAGTATTTCCAAAACGGACGCACGCCGTCTTATGGGGATTTCGAAAAGCAGAAGCAAAACCAGCGCAGGCACCAAATGCAAGTTGTGTTTGTCGATGGCTACAAGGGCGTTCGTGTGAATATTCAAAACCACAAAGATGACTTCGCGATCTACGATGTGAAGAACGATCCCAAGGAACTGAACAACCTTGCCGGGACGTCACCCGAGTTCGAGGTGCTGCAAAAGCGAATGCACGATCGGGTGTTGCAAATTCGACGTAGCAATGAATCAGCCAAGCGTCCCTATGACGAAGAACCGATTCCGGGTGCGGCTATCGAACCTTCGTCCCAATGGGCTTATCAAAGCTTTAAAGGCAAATTCGCTTACGTTCCCGATGTGGCCGGCTTGACCGCCGATGATTCGGGGACTTCGGCGAAGATGGATTCCGCTGCGACTAGTGGTGCAGTCCAGTATCAGGGCAGCTTTACGGCTGATGAGACTGGCTGGTATGAAGCAACGTTGAAGTGTGGCACCAAGACCTTTGCAAGGATTCATGATGCCGCTCTAATCGACGCGGACTTTAACTTTGAAAAAGGTGAGACTTTTCAAACCAAGATTTGCTTGGCCAAGGGCGTTCATCCGGTCACCGTCACCACGTTGGCTGGCGATGATTCAAGTGTTCAGCTCGATTGGAAGTACATCGGAAATCAAAAGTAAACTGGCGGGATCGCTGCTGTGGTTCCGGTGGTACCTACAGAGTGTTGATTGTTAATCAGCAATCCGTGCGTGTCGGTCGAGCTGGCCGACAACCATCTGACCCATACAACGATTAGCCGAAGCAACAGATGACAGCCGCTGACGAGATCACCGCATGGATCGATGGCATACGTGACGGAGATTCTTTTGCGGCACAAGCATTGTGGTCGGCTTACTTTGAAAAGTTGACCCGCGTGGCGGCAAGGCAGTTGGCCGGTGCACGAACTGCCGCTCGCGATGGTGAAGACATCGCGTTAAGTGCGATCAAAAGTTTTTGCCTTGCTGCAGAGCAGGGGCGATTTGAAAAACTGATTGACCGCGAAAGTCTTTGGCCATTGCTGGTTTCCATCGCGGCCCACAAGTCAGTCGACGCGATGCGTCATGAAAATAGCAAGAAACGCGGTGGGACCGGGACCGCGGGCGATGCCGATCTTCACGGCGGACGCCTGAACGCGGAATTGTCGGCCGATCAGTTCCTAAGCCGTGGCCCTTCGCCAGAGATGGCGGCAGAGTTATCCGAGCAGTTCCAGTTGTTGTTGACCCGTTTGGATCAAAGTGGTGATCCGATGCTGCGTCCGATCGCTGTCGGCAAATTTTCTGGTCAATCGACCACCGAGATCGCTTCTCAGTTGGATTGTGCCAGACGCACAATCGAACGCAAGATGACATTGATTCGGAGATTGTTGGCCGAACAAATGGATGTCAGTTCGGATTCTAAGGGTGGCGTATGAGCAATTTGACAACGGAGCAACTGTTGCTGATCAATCGACGATGTGATGATTGTGAAGCCGCATTGCGAGGCTGGCAAAAAGAAGGGGCTCTGCCGGACGAACGCCCCTGTGCCGAAAGCTACCTAAACGATCTGCCAACGGAATTGCGAAGTGCTGCGATCGAGCAGTTGATAGGGCTGGAGGTCCAGTATCGTATTGAGGCCGGGCAGACAGTCTTGGTCTCTGAATTGACTGGACGCTTCCCCGAAGTTCCCGACAAGATCTTTATTCATCTGCTGCAGGAAAGTCTTTCCGGAGCGACTCGTCTGGCCGACGAAATTGCTACGAAGGCTCCGGAGGTTAGTACCGATGATCCGCACGCGATTGACATCATCGAAACCATCGGCCAGTACGAGTTGATCGGAAAACTTGGTGGGGGCGGGATGGGCGTTGTCTATCAAGCCATTCACCGTTCGATGAATCGTGATGTGGCGATCAAAGTGATGCGTGGCGACTTGATCGATCGACCAGAACTGAAGAAGCGTTTCGACCGTGAAGTGATGGCTGTCGCAAAGCTTTCGCATCCGAATATTGTCACGGCCTACGACGCCGGTGAAATTAACGGACGGCCGTTTTTAGTCACGGAACTGGTCGACGGAATGGACTTGAATCGGTTCATCAAGCAGCACGGACCGATGGCCTGGCAGGTGGCGATCGGTGCGATCATCGATGCGGCAGAGGGATTGAAATATGCCCATGGCCAGCACATTATCCATCGCGATATCAAGCCAGGGAATTTGCTGCTGAACCACGAAGGGCATGTCAAAATCTTGGATCTCGGTTTAGCGAGACTATCGCAAAAACCGGACAGCAATGCCGATACCGATGCGACCGCCCAGTTGACCCATACGGGGGCTGTCGTTGGGACTGCCGCTTTCATGGCACCGGAGCAAGCGAGAAATACTCGGGAGGCTGACGAACGCAGCGACATCTATTCATTGGGTTGCGTGCTGTTCTATTTGTTGACGGGCAAGCCTCCTTATCGTGGAGATTCGATTGTTGATACGATTTTGCTTCATGCGACCGCGCCGATTCCGGCTTTGATGGTTCCCGGTGGCGTACCAAGTCGGCTCGCTGAACTGGTTCAGGAGATGATGGCAAAGTCGCCTGCGGATCGCCCTCGATCGATGGCGTTTGTGATTGAGCGTCTGTCAGCGCTGCAACTGGATGATCCCTTGGAGTCGGTGGTTTCCAAGGACGACGCTTCTGGGGCAACGACCATGGTGCATGCGGATCCGCCAACCATTTATGGCAGACTGCGTGCGGCAAGCGGGGTGCTATTGGGGATCGCTACCTTTGTCATCGCGGCGGGACTGTTTTCTTGGCTGAAGCCTCCAAAGACAATCAATCGATCGGTCCGATTCAGTGGAGACGGATATATCGAAGTGCCAATGCCAGCGGGACCTCCTGATCAGGTCACTTTGGAGATGATCGTGAGGTTGGACGATCCCTCGCTTTGCAATCCGCTCTGCTGGCTTGGGGGCAATTGGACGACGCTGTTTTTCAACGGTCAGTGGGGGATCGCACGGTTTCAAGACGGGCAGTCGCTGTTGTCTGTCGCCAGCGATTCTGTGGAGATCCCAGAAGTAGACACAACGGCTGACGCACCGACTAAAGGAACGACGGGGCGTTGGCAACATGTTGCGGGAACATGGGATGGCGCAACCCTGCGAATCTTCATCGATGGTCAGCCCGTGGCGCAGCAAACGATGGATTTCGAGCTGCAGGCAACTACACCGGGGCTGTTTATTGGTGGGGTGGATCCCAGTCGACTGTGGCGGCCGCACGATCAGCGATTCTTTACCGGTTTGATCGATGCGGTTCGTATTTCGGATCGAGTTCTCTATGAAAGCGATGAATCGTTTGCACCGCCGACAACGCTGAACAATCAGCCTGGGGTGGTCGGATTATTCACCTTCGACGATGTTTCAGATGACGGGCAATTTCATGACAAGTCTGGCAGCGGACTGGTCGGCATCGGTTTCAACGCTGAACAGGTCGTCAGTCCCGAGTGAGCTTGGCAGAGTGAGCTTGATTGGGCGGAGGATTTTGCCATCGGATGCTCGGCGAGCCCTTGGATCCGCGTCTTTTCGAGCCAGCAATTCGCTTTTTTGCGTGAGAAAAGTTTTTTTCCTTTCGCCTAAGAAAGTTCCTTCGCGGGTGTTAGCTGTTTAGAAACACACGTTGAACACAGGCAACGATGGCAGACAGACAAACGAGCGATCGACAGGGCTGGGTCAGGGAATTGGTGCGACAGCACCAGTCTCCGCTGATCCGTTATGCGCGCTCAATCGTCAAGGATGAGCATGCCGCCCGGGATGTGGTTCAGGAAACCTTCCTGACATTGTGCAAGCAAGCGCCCGGCGATCTGGTAGGTCACGAAGTCGCATGGTTATTCCGCGTGTGTCACAACAACGCTTTGAATCGTTTGCGAAAGGAGCGGCGGATGTCACACGACAGCGACCAGATGAGCGAGATCGAAGTTTCCGATCGAGCCTCCGATGCGGTAGAAGCCGCCCAAGACAACGCAGCGGTCATGCGATTGATCGATGGGCTTCCGGACAACCAGCAAAAGGTCATTCGATTGCGGTTTCATAGCGGTTTGGCTTACCGCGAAATCAGTGAAGCGACAGGGCTGACAGTCACCAACGTTGGCTACCTGCTGCACACCGCACTGGGAAAGCTGCGGCAACAAATGCAGCAACTTGATGCGTGAAGACGGCGGTGATCAGAGTAGTCAAAGTGCACATAGACGAGTAACGAATCATGATCGATAAGAACGATCCAAGATTGACTGCCTATCTGTTGGGTGAACTGGATGAGGCGGGGCACAACGAAGTTCAAAAGGCTCTTGCCGACGACCCAGGTTTGCGAGCTTATGTCGAGGAGTTGCGGCGAACCATCGATGCCGTTTCGTCGGCCGTTTCCAACGATGCGATCGATGACGTGTTGACCGAAGACCAATTGGCCGCCATCGATGAAGCCTCCATGGTTTCGCCAAACCACTACGAGACGACGCCTTCTCGTCGATTGTGGACACGTTTGGCCGTTGCTGCTCTGGCTCTTTACGCCGTCGGTATATCGTGGTTCGCGCTGCAAGATTCGTCAGACGTGTCGGTCGCCAACATGCGTGAGGTCACCCGCTCGACGGACGAGTTGCAGACTTCTTCGTCCTCCGAGGAAGCTGACACGATTCCAATGCCGATGGCCGAGATGCCCACGCTGGCGGAAGAAACCGTTGATGAGCAAGCTGAACGCCCAGATGTGATGCTGAGCCAATCGCTTCAGTTGCATGACGGGATCACTGAAAACCATGACGGGATCACTGAAAATACAACGACCGTGCAACCGACGCGATCTGTTGGGGCAGGTTCGTCGGGGGCTGCCGGATTGTCAGCGAGTCCATCCGGTGCTGGATCGAGCAGTGTGGAATCAAGTAACACTGAATCGATCGATGCTGGCTCACGAAAGCAGCAATCGTTGGTGCCGATGATAGCTGACCAGCCTGGTTCAACTTTCGACGTGATGGATACCGCATCTGGTGAGCAAGCAGTTGAAAACGCGGCCGATGAAGATGTGGCATCGAAGGATGATTCGGCAAACGATGAATCTCGTT
The Stieleria sp. JC731 genome window above contains:
- the rplS gene encoding 50S ribosomal protein L19, which encodes MSQAILEKVEQSSMKENPPKFEIGDTVDVHLRILEGNKERIQVFTGVVIAISGSGSKEMFTVRRIVAGEGVERKFPIHSPRIEKVEVKRSSVVRRAKLYFLRQRVGKAVRLKERRRS
- a CDS encoding YraN family protein, which gives rise to MSRCQALLDTAQKWLQIRKWMQRIDQWRFGSVDVEGPIGLRGEQTAARLLRKKGLLIIAANESDRAGEIDLIAADKKSRLLIFVEVKTLKTTKPGHPADRVDSNKQRRITQAALRFLKRRGLLGTPCRFDVVAIWWPNPASDPDRIEHYEAAFEAVGDHQMWA
- a CDS encoding arylsulfatase, producing MAESHLAFLHSVDMMRLRCLLPLFGLLFFSLVQVSASDAGTKPNVIFILLDDMGWGDFGVLHQNGLTDHKSHRTPLLDQMASEGAQLRAHYCPAPVCAPSRSSLLSGVHQGHTEVRDNQFDKALANNHTLASVMRTAGYQTWLVGKYGLQGGAERKGDDTATPEQWDAYPTKRGFDRFYGYVRHRDGHVHYPAEQWPLGDSESHRSPKQVWFNDDEVSQDLAKCYTTDLFAARGKDWIIDHVKSDSEQPFFLYLAFDTPHAALQLPSVEFPEGYGVNGGLQWLGKPGQMINTATGTVDGYRHPEYTGHGWSDAEERFATMVRRIDNAVGDLLQTLKDLSIDDNTMVVISCDNGPHHESYLQTLDGKRVNYTPQSFQSYGPFDGTKRDVWEGGIRVGTLAWWPGKIPAGSKNDHPSQFQDWMPTFAHAAGVAPPARTDGVSLLPTLTGQGEQRQGQVYIEYFQNGRTPSYGDFEKQKQNQRRHQMQVVFVDGYKGVRVNIQNHKDDFAIYDVKNDPKELNNLAGTSPEFEVLQKRMHDRVLQIRRSNESAKRPYDEEPIPGAAIEPSSQWAYQSFKGKFAYVPDVAGLTADDSGTSAKMDSAATSGAVQYQGSFTADETGWYEATLKCGTKTFARIHDAALIDADFNFEKGETFQTKICLAKGVHPVTVTTLAGDDSSVQLDWKYIGNQK
- a CDS encoding ECF-type sigma factor, with the protein product MTAADEITAWIDGIRDGDSFAAQALWSAYFEKLTRVAARQLAGARTAARDGEDIALSAIKSFCLAAEQGRFEKLIDRESLWPLLVSIAAHKSVDAMRHENSKKRGGTGTAGDADLHGGRLNAELSADQFLSRGPSPEMAAELSEQFQLLLTRLDQSGDPMLRPIAVGKFSGQSTTEIASQLDCARRTIERKMTLIRRLLAEQMDVSSDSKGGV
- a CDS encoding protein kinase domain-containing protein, whose translation is MSNLTTEQLLLINRRCDDCEAALRGWQKEGALPDERPCAESYLNDLPTELRSAAIEQLIGLEVQYRIEAGQTVLVSELTGRFPEVPDKIFIHLLQESLSGATRLADEIATKAPEVSTDDPHAIDIIETIGQYELIGKLGGGGMGVVYQAIHRSMNRDVAIKVMRGDLIDRPELKKRFDREVMAVAKLSHPNIVTAYDAGEINGRPFLVTELVDGMDLNRFIKQHGPMAWQVAIGAIIDAAEGLKYAHGQHIIHRDIKPGNLLLNHEGHVKILDLGLARLSQKPDSNADTDATAQLTHTGAVVGTAAFMAPEQARNTREADERSDIYSLGCVLFYLLTGKPPYRGDSIVDTILLHATAPIPALMVPGGVPSRLAELVQEMMAKSPADRPRSMAFVIERLSALQLDDPLESVVSKDDASGATTMVHADPPTIYGRLRAASGVLLGIATFVIAAGLFSWLKPPKTINRSVRFSGDGYIEVPMPAGPPDQVTLEMIVRLDDPSLCNPLCWLGGNWTTLFFNGQWGIARFQDGQSLLSVASDSVEIPEVDTTADAPTKGTTGRWQHVAGTWDGATLRIFIDGQPVAQQTMDFELQATTPGLFIGGVDPSRLWRPHDQRFFTGLIDAVRISDRVLYESDESFAPPTTLNNQPGVVGLFTFDDVSDDGQFHDKSGSGLVGIGFNAEQVVSPE
- a CDS encoding RNA polymerase sigma factor, with the protein product MADRQTSDRQGWVRELVRQHQSPLIRYARSIVKDEHAARDVVQETFLTLCKQAPGDLVGHEVAWLFRVCHNNALNRLRKERRMSHDSDQMSEIEVSDRASDAVEAAQDNAAVMRLIDGLPDNQQKVIRLRFHSGLAYREISEATGLTVTNVGYLLHTALGKLRQQMQQLDA